The following are from one region of the Microbacterium paraoxydans genome:
- the purU gene encoding formyltetrahydrofolate deformylase, with translation MTQPDTARLLIACDDQPGIVAAVAGVLAQHGANIISLDQHSTDSEGGRFFQRTVIHLDGLAAARPALEADIATVAERFGMEWSLHDVARRKRVAIFVSKYDHCLMELLWRTQRGQLDIDITMVVSNHPDLAEAVRSFGVPFVHIPSTDKQAMEERQLDLLRGNVDLVVLARYMQILSDDFITRLEVPVINIHHSFLPAFIGANPYARAKERGVKLIGATAHYATADLDEGPIIEQDVTRVTHSESAAELQSRGADVERLVLARAVQWHAEDRVIVHGRSTVIL, from the coding sequence ATGACCCAGCCCGATACCGCCCGCCTGCTGATCGCCTGCGACGACCAGCCCGGCATCGTCGCCGCGGTCGCCGGCGTGCTCGCCCAGCACGGCGCGAACATCATCTCGCTCGACCAGCACTCGACCGACTCCGAGGGTGGCCGGTTCTTCCAGCGGACCGTCATCCACCTCGACGGGCTCGCCGCCGCGCGCCCCGCCCTGGAGGCCGACATCGCGACGGTCGCCGAGCGCTTCGGCATGGAGTGGTCGCTGCACGACGTCGCCCGCCGCAAGCGCGTGGCGATCTTCGTCTCGAAGTACGACCACTGCCTGATGGAGCTGCTGTGGCGCACGCAGCGGGGTCAGCTCGACATCGACATCACCATGGTCGTCTCGAACCACCCGGACCTCGCCGAGGCCGTCCGCTCCTTCGGAGTGCCTTTCGTGCACATCCCCTCGACGGACAAGCAGGCGATGGAGGAGCGTCAGCTCGACCTCCTCCGCGGCAACGTCGATCTCGTCGTGCTCGCCCGGTACATGCAGATCCTCAGCGACGACTTCATCACGCGCCTCGAAGTCCCCGTCATCAACATCCACCACTCGTTCCTGCCCGCGTTCATCGGCGCGAATCCCTACGCCAGGGCGAAGGAGCGCGGCGTGAAGCTGATCGGGGCCACGGCGCACTACGCCACGGCCGACCTCGACGAGGGGCCGATCATCGAGCAGGACGTCACGCGGGTCACGCACTCCGAGTCCGCGGCAGAGCTGCAGAGCCGGGGCGCCGACGTCGAGCGTCTGGTGCTGGCCCGGGCCGTGCAGTGGCATGCCGAGGACCGCGTGATCGTGCACGGCCGCTCGACCGTCATCCTCTAG
- a CDS encoding SDR family oxidoreductase: protein MTDTTRDGGLTDPRHAHHEDGFPAQSQDQPGLTEKTTPEPDHGEQSYVGHGRLEGRRALITGGDSGIGRAVAIAFAREGADVAIVHMPEEQADAEETLALVREAGRTGVSIPGDVREEAFATDAVHRARRELGGLDVLVLNAAYQHDIEGFENLDTEKMRRVFDTNLAGLVFSARAAFPDLEPGSSIIVTSSVQSAQPSPGLIDYAMTKAAQVAFVKALAEEAGPRGVRVNAVAPGPIWTPLIPATGWGPERLETFGQDTPLGRAGQPAELAGAYVYLASAESSYVSGAVLAVTGGKPL from the coding sequence ATGACCGACACCACCCGCGACGGCGGCCTCACCGACCCCCGACACGCCCACCACGAGGACGGATTCCCGGCGCAGAGCCAGGACCAGCCGGGCCTGACCGAGAAGACGACCCCGGAGCCGGACCACGGCGAGCAGTCCTACGTCGGCCACGGCCGGCTCGAGGGACGGCGCGCTCTCATCACCGGCGGTGATTCCGGCATCGGACGGGCGGTCGCGATCGCCTTCGCCCGCGAGGGTGCCGACGTGGCCATCGTGCACATGCCCGAGGAGCAGGCGGACGCGGAGGAGACGCTCGCGCTCGTCCGCGAAGCCGGTCGCACCGGCGTCAGCATCCCGGGCGACGTCCGCGAAGAGGCCTTCGCGACCGACGCCGTGCACCGTGCGCGTCGCGAGCTCGGCGGCCTCGACGTGCTCGTGCTCAACGCGGCCTATCAGCACGACATCGAAGGCTTCGAGAACCTCGATACCGAGAAGATGCGCCGCGTGTTCGACACGAACCTCGCCGGCCTCGTCTTCTCGGCCCGGGCTGCGTTCCCCGACCTCGAGCCGGGATCCAGCATCATCGTGACCTCGTCGGTGCAATCGGCGCAGCCGTCGCCGGGACTCATCGACTACGCCATGACGAAGGCGGCCCAGGTCGCGTTCGTCAAGGCGCTCGCGGAGGAGGCCGGTCCGCGCGGCGTGCGCGTCAACGCCGTCGCGCCGGGGCCGATCTGGACGCCGCTGATCCCCGCGACCGGATGGGGGCCGGAGCGCCTGGAGACGTTCGGTCAGGACACCCCGCTCGGACGCGCGGGGCAGCCCGCAGAACTCGCCGGTGCGTACGTGTACCTCGCCTCGGCGGAGTCGTCGTACGTATCCGGCGCGGTGCTCGCGGTGACGGGTGGCAAGCCGCTCTGA
- a CDS encoding LysR substrate-binding domain-containing protein produces MAHQGRRPAKGSGKGSPAHRGRAAGGGSRQGKPAPRRSPRAEKVVFDAPTAAPEEPRTFRLGAVPGATPGKWIDTWKRRLPHVALELVPIEVAGQREALDDLDAALVRLPLDDDALHVIPLYDEVPVVVASTDSHLLAADELTTADLDGEVLHSLSDDVLGPVQVPGTIPARVGPLPTADAIATAATGVGIVLVPMSLARLHHRKDADYRVLADGPVSTVALAWPRDRTTPDVETFVGIVRGRTANSSR; encoded by the coding sequence ATGGCGCACCAGGGACGACGACCCGCGAAGGGCTCCGGCAAGGGCTCCCCCGCCCACCGGGGCCGTGCCGCGGGCGGCGGCTCACGCCAGGGGAAGCCGGCCCCGCGCCGCTCACCCCGCGCCGAGAAGGTCGTGTTCGACGCGCCCACCGCCGCACCCGAGGAGCCGCGGACGTTCCGCCTCGGTGCCGTGCCCGGAGCGACGCCGGGCAAGTGGATCGACACGTGGAAGCGGCGACTGCCCCACGTGGCCCTCGAACTCGTCCCGATCGAGGTAGCCGGGCAGCGAGAGGCGCTCGACGATCTCGACGCCGCCCTCGTGCGCCTCCCGCTGGACGACGACGCCCTGCACGTCATCCCGCTGTACGACGAGGTCCCGGTCGTCGTGGCCTCGACCGATTCGCACCTGCTCGCGGCGGACGAGCTGACGACCGCCGACCTCGACGGCGAGGTGCTGCACTCCCTGTCCGACGACGTGCTCGGGCCGGTGCAGGTGCCGGGCACCATCCCCGCACGCGTCGGACCCCTGCCGACCGCCGACGCGATCGCCACGGCGGCGACGGGTGTCGGCATCGTCCTCGTGCCGATGTCGCTGGCCCGACTGCACCACCGGAAGGACGCCGACTACCGCGTCCTCGCCGACGGCCCGGTCTCGACCGTGGCCCTCGCCTGGCCGCGCGACCGGACCACGCCCGACGTCGAGACGTTCGTCGGCATCGTCCGAGGACGCACCGCGAACTCGTCCCGCTGA
- a CDS encoding DUF7882 family protein codes for MGKFIYEGSVKTEIEDRALTHLQLVITAKLRRGEPFPFSWREDASVGGGRTTVWIQPGSSLVFKYFGSRQPAVNRAWVEALAFTANSPSGLYLVPEPAEGAEPPHGEVPSAG; via the coding sequence ATGGGCAAGTTCATCTACGAAGGCAGCGTGAAGACCGAGATCGAGGATCGGGCGCTCACGCACCTGCAGCTCGTCATCACGGCCAAGCTGCGTCGCGGCGAGCCGTTCCCGTTCAGCTGGCGCGAGGACGCCAGCGTCGGCGGTGGCCGGACCACCGTCTGGATCCAGCCGGGCAGCTCGCTCGTCTTCAAGTACTTCGGCAGCCGCCAGCCCGCCGTCAACCGGGCGTGGGTCGAAGCGCTCGCCTTCACCGCGAACTCCCCGAGCGGGCTCTACCTCGTCCCCGAGCCCGCAGAGGGTGCCGAGCCCCCGCACGGCGAGGTCCCCTCCGCCGGCTGA
- a CDS encoding EamA family transporter: protein MQRPAASGPLVGVALVIGSCLSLPFGAAVAAQLFPVLGPWGVTSLRVAIAALLLVVIVRPRPRAWTRSQWLAAVLFGVSLAAMNGFFYAAIDRIPLGPAVAIEFLGPLVLAAVLTRRLADAVWVGVALLGMALLGVDGLVGAEPLDPLGVVFILVAAGFWVMYIRMSARVGALIPGSSGLAMGLVVAAVLLIPVGVPAAATVALDPQLLLLAAVTAVLSSVIPYSFELAALRRLPQRVFGVLLSLEPAFATLAGWLILGQDATPLRLLAVALVIAASVGTTLGVRRDRRGDGPAGPFTAPIPLPD from the coding sequence GTGCAGAGACCCGCGGCATCCGGACCCCTCGTGGGCGTCGCGCTCGTCATCGGATCCTGCCTCTCGCTGCCGTTCGGCGCCGCCGTGGCCGCACAGCTCTTCCCCGTCCTCGGGCCGTGGGGCGTGACGTCGCTCCGCGTCGCGATCGCCGCGCTGCTGCTGGTCGTCATCGTGCGCCCCCGGCCCCGCGCCTGGACCCGGTCGCAGTGGCTCGCCGCCGTGCTGTTCGGGGTGTCGCTGGCCGCGATGAACGGGTTCTTCTATGCGGCCATCGACCGCATCCCCCTGGGGCCGGCCGTGGCCATCGAGTTCCTCGGGCCGCTCGTGCTCGCCGCCGTGCTGACCCGTCGTCTCGCCGACGCGGTCTGGGTGGGCGTGGCCCTGCTGGGCATGGCGCTGCTCGGGGTCGACGGCCTCGTCGGCGCCGAACCCCTCGATCCGCTCGGCGTGGTCTTCATCCTCGTCGCGGCCGGATTCTGGGTCATGTACATCCGGATGAGCGCGCGCGTCGGCGCCCTCATCCCCGGCAGCAGCGGGCTCGCGATGGGGCTCGTCGTCGCGGCCGTGCTCCTCATCCCCGTGGGCGTGCCGGCGGCGGCGACGGTGGCGCTGGACCCGCAGCTCCTCCTCCTCGCGGCGGTCACCGCGGTGCTGTCGTCGGTCATCCCGTACAGCTTCGAGCTCGCGGCGCTCCGCCGGCTCCCGCAGAGGGTGTTCGGCGTGCTGCTGAGCCTGGAGCCCGCGTTCGCGACCCTCGCCGGGTGGCTCATCCTCGGACAGGACGCCACGCCGCTGCGGCTGCTCGCGGTGGCGCTCGTGATCGCCGCGAGCGTGGGGACGACGCTGGGCGTGCGCCGCGACCGGAGGGGCGACGGCCCCGCGGGACCGTTCACCGCGCCGATCCCGCTTCCCGACTGA
- a CDS encoding DUF6766 family protein — protein MGSRIKDHALSLFFLALFVLALAGQAVAGYLRNNDELLDHGQPTIGFGDFLWSSDFAVDVAENWQSEFLQFFLFIAATIWFVQKGSPESKKPGDEGPGSDADQLVGAHARPDSPRWARAGGWRSAVFGNSLLLVMGAVFVLSWLAQSLAGTVVMNEENAMHGLAAITWGDYVTSSDFWDRTLQNWQSEFLAVGTMVAFAIYLRQRGSAESKPVGTPHHQSALESD, from the coding sequence ATGGGCTCGCGCATCAAGGACCACGCCCTCAGCCTCTTCTTCCTCGCCCTCTTCGTGCTGGCTCTGGCAGGCCAGGCCGTCGCCGGCTACCTCCGCAACAACGACGAGCTCCTCGATCATGGGCAGCCGACGATCGGCTTCGGAGACTTCCTCTGGTCGTCCGACTTCGCGGTCGACGTCGCCGAGAACTGGCAGTCGGAGTTCCTGCAGTTCTTCCTCTTCATCGCCGCGACGATCTGGTTCGTGCAGAAGGGCTCGCCGGAGTCGAAGAAGCCCGGCGACGAGGGACCGGGCAGCGACGCGGATCAGCTCGTCGGCGCGCACGCCCGCCCGGACTCTCCGCGATGGGCCCGGGCGGGCGGGTGGCGATCGGCGGTGTTCGGCAACTCGCTGCTGCTCGTGATGGGGGCGGTGTTCGTGCTGTCCTGGCTCGCGCAGTCGCTCGCCGGGACAGTGGTGATGAACGAGGAGAACGCGATGCATGGCCTCGCCGCGATCACCTGGGGCGACTACGTCACCAGCTCGGACTTCTGGGACCGCACGTTGCAGAACTGGCAGTCCGAGTTCCTCGCGGTGGGGACGATGGTCGCGTTCGCGATCTACCTCCGTCAGCGAGGGTCAGCGGAGTCGAAGCCCGTCGGCACCCCGCACCATCAGTCGGCCTTGGAATCCGACTGA
- a CDS encoding glutamine amidotransferase-related protein: protein MASLLYVCVRPETGAADAEHASFRRALGVDVVDRLDLLHEPLTEAHLDRYRGVVIGGSPFNVTDAEKTAVQRRVEADLETLARAAREQRIAAFFTCFSIGVLTRLLGGEVVTTMPEAASATVIETTPEGAVDPVFGPSGPALTVFTAHKESAATTPPGAVLLATNPTCPVQAYRVGTHLYAAQFHPEPTPRDFADRMTFYRTTGYFDPAQFDAVQQEVLSASVTEGAALLRRFAELFG from the coding sequence ATGGCCTCGCTTCTCTACGTCTGCGTGCGACCCGAGACCGGGGCGGCGGATGCCGAGCACGCCTCGTTCCGGCGGGCACTCGGAGTCGACGTGGTCGATCGTCTCGATCTGCTGCACGAGCCGCTGACCGAAGCCCACCTCGACCGCTACCGCGGCGTCGTCATCGGCGGTTCGCCGTTCAATGTCACCGACGCCGAGAAGACTGCGGTGCAGCGACGCGTGGAGGCCGACCTGGAGACGCTCGCCCGCGCGGCGCGGGAGCAGCGGATCGCCGCCTTCTTCACCTGCTTCAGCATCGGCGTGCTCACCCGCCTCCTCGGCGGCGAGGTCGTGACGACCATGCCGGAGGCGGCGAGCGCGACGGTCATCGAGACGACACCGGAGGGCGCCGTCGATCCCGTGTTCGGCCCGTCCGGTCCGGCACTCACCGTCTTCACCGCGCACAAGGAGAGCGCCGCGACGACTCCGCCCGGGGCCGTCCTGCTCGCCACCAACCCGACCTGCCCTGTGCAGGCCTACCGGGTGGGCACCCACCTGTACGCCGCGCAGTTCCATCCCGAGCCGACGCCGCGCGACTTCGCCGATCGGATGACGTTCTATCGCACGACGGGGTACTTCGATCCGGCGCAGTTCGACGCGGTGCAGCAGGAGGTCCTCTCGGCCTCGGTCACCGAGGGCGCCGCCCTGCTCCGCCGCTTCGCCGAGCTGTTCGGCTGA
- a CDS encoding cation:proton antiporter, whose translation MDASDIGLVLIPLLAVAAPLLARGVRPLVRVPIVVFELVLGILVGPAVLGWVEPGPLLEKLSDFGLAVLFFVAGSEIDFRQVAGKPLARASLGWLLSVVLGIGLGFFFAPGEGMVVIGIALSSTALGTLMPILRDAKELDTPFGRAISTIGAVGEFLPLIAISIFLSTRTTPLATAVLLTFVVLAGLAVLVAHRVPHGRLHGIVRATLHTSDQFGVRFVILLIAALVGLSVMLDLDMLLGAFVAGAIWRIIMARAPEKDAEEVESKIEGLAFGFLVPVFFLYTGVTFDLQALLTSPSAMSMVPVFLLALLVIRGSAAQLSAPAGASGRDRAALGLLAATGLPIIVAVTAIGVDQDMLDSGTAAALVGAGMLSVLLYPLIGMTLRGDRAQVAGPRLADQTTLGEL comes from the coding sequence GTGGATGCGAGCGACATCGGACTGGTGCTGATCCCCCTGCTGGCGGTGGCCGCACCGCTTCTCGCGCGCGGGGTGCGTCCGCTCGTCCGGGTGCCGATCGTGGTGTTCGAGCTCGTCCTCGGCATCCTCGTCGGACCGGCTGTGCTCGGCTGGGTCGAGCCCGGTCCGCTGCTGGAGAAGCTCAGCGACTTCGGGCTCGCTGTGCTGTTCTTCGTCGCCGGCTCCGAGATCGACTTCCGCCAGGTGGCCGGCAAGCCCCTCGCCCGGGCATCGCTGGGCTGGCTGCTCAGCGTCGTGCTCGGCATCGGGCTCGGGTTCTTCTTCGCCCCTGGCGAGGGCATGGTCGTCATCGGGATCGCGCTGAGCTCGACCGCCCTCGGCACGCTGATGCCGATCCTGCGCGACGCGAAGGAGCTGGACACCCCGTTCGGCCGCGCCATCAGCACCATCGGCGCCGTGGGGGAGTTCCTGCCGCTGATCGCGATCTCGATCTTCCTCAGCACTCGGACGACGCCCCTGGCCACCGCGGTGCTGCTGACCTTCGTCGTGCTGGCGGGACTCGCCGTCCTCGTCGCGCACCGGGTGCCGCACGGGCGCCTGCACGGCATCGTGCGCGCGACCCTCCACACCTCCGACCAGTTCGGGGTGCGCTTCGTGATCCTCCTCATCGCGGCCCTCGTCGGCCTCAGCGTCATGCTCGACCTCGACATGCTCCTGGGAGCGTTCGTCGCCGGTGCGATCTGGCGCATCATCATGGCCAGGGCCCCGGAGAAGGATGCCGAAGAGGTCGAGAGCAAGATCGAGGGCCTGGCTTTCGGCTTCCTCGTGCCGGTGTTCTTCCTCTACACGGGGGTGACCTTCGACCTGCAGGCGCTGCTGACGTCTCCTTCGGCGATGTCCATGGTGCCGGTGTTCCTGCTGGCGCTCCTGGTGATCCGCGGGTCGGCCGCCCAGCTCTCCGCCCCGGCGGGTGCGAGCGGACGTGACCGCGCCGCGCTCGGCCTGCTCGCGGCCACCGGGCTGCCGATCATCGTCGCGGTCACCGCGATCGGCGTGGACCAGGACATGCTCGACTCCGGGACCGCGGCCGCGCTCGTCGGGGCGGGCATGCTGTCGGTGCTCCTGTACCCGCTGATCGGGATGACGCTACGTGGCGATCGCGCTCAGGTCGCCGGCCCGCGCCTCGCCGACCAGACGACGCTGGGGGAGCTGTGA
- a CDS encoding YidC/Oxa1 family membrane protein insertase yields the protein MDIFAFPPLAALLDAAYGALNGLSTLLEPLAGPSAAALAVVLVTLLVRALLIPVGISQARAEQTRARLAPKLRALQQRHRKNPERLQQEMMALYRAENTSPFAGMLPVLAQAPVVGLLYTLFLRPEIAGHPNELLTHDLFGAPLGTSLVSALFGGTATPATFAVFGVLLAVMIAVADVTRRVFRPAPVEGDDSPLSSPGVLRIMSALHYLTAAFAAFVPLAAALYLTVTVVWTLVQRVILRRRYPLPEPVAVRA from the coding sequence GTGGACATCTTCGCCTTCCCTCCCCTCGCCGCGCTCCTGGACGCCGCCTACGGTGCCCTGAACGGCCTCTCCACCCTTCTCGAACCCCTCGCCGGACCCTCCGCCGCCGCCCTCGCCGTGGTCCTCGTGACCCTCCTCGTGCGCGCCCTCCTCATCCCCGTCGGCATCTCCCAGGCTCGAGCCGAGCAGACCAGGGCCCGCCTCGCCCCGAAGCTGCGCGCGCTGCAGCAGCGCCACCGGAAGAACCCGGAGCGCCTGCAGCAGGAGATGATGGCGCTCTACCGCGCCGAGAACACCTCGCCCTTCGCCGGGATGCTGCCCGTGCTGGCGCAGGCACCGGTCGTTGGCCTGCTCTACACGCTGTTCCTGCGACCGGAGATCGCCGGACACCCGAACGAGCTGCTCACCCACGACCTCTTCGGCGCCCCGCTCGGCACGAGCCTGGTGTCGGCGCTGTTCGGCGGCACCGCGACCCCGGCGACGTTCGCGGTCTTCGGCGTGCTGCTGGCCGTGATGATCGCCGTCGCCGATGTCACCCGGCGGGTGTTCCGACCGGCCCCCGTCGAGGGCGACGACTCTCCGCTCAGCTCCCCCGGCGTGCTCCGGATTATGTCGGCGCTGCACTACCTCACCGCGGCCTTCGCGGCCTTCGTGCCCCTGGCCGCCGCGCTGTACCTCACGGTCACGGTGGTGTGGACCCTCGTGCAGCGGGTGATCCTGCGCCGCCGTTACCCGCTGCCGGAGCCGGTGGCCGTCCGGGCGTGA
- a CDS encoding type II toxin-antitoxin system Phd/YefM family antitoxin, which yields MSTQNVLEARNNLSRLIAESQAGEDVVITKRGTPVARLVPIGPVDVVRSGRLLVEWIEQHPLPPRLARTAEELDAQVAENRDAWE from the coding sequence ATGTCCACGCAGAACGTCTTGGAAGCGCGAAACAACCTCTCGCGCCTGATCGCCGAGTCTCAGGCGGGTGAGGACGTGGTCATCACGAAGCGGGGCACTCCGGTCGCCCGTCTGGTCCCCATCGGTCCGGTCGACGTGGTGCGGAGCGGCCGCCTCCTCGTCGAGTGGATCGAACAGCATCCGCTTCCGCCCCGGCTCGCTCGGACCGCGGAGGAGCTGGACGCACAGGTCGCCGAGAACCGGGACGCCTGGGAATGA
- a CDS encoding DUF6412 domain-containing protein, with protein sequence MSEWFGQMLGFVAAAIGLVTMPDAAALGLAIALLAVTVLALALALSVRHQTSADAPHPLRAIDVGTLLPQSDPDAAGHPRPRAPGVATAA encoded by the coding sequence ATGAGCGAGTGGTTCGGGCAGATGCTCGGCTTCGTCGCGGCCGCGATCGGCCTCGTGACGATGCCGGATGCCGCCGCGCTCGGCCTCGCGATCGCGCTGCTCGCCGTCACGGTCCTCGCGCTCGCGCTCGCGCTGAGCGTGCGCCACCAGACCTCCGCCGATGCCCCGCACCCGCTGCGGGCGATCGATGTCGGAACGCTCCTCCCGCAGAGCGATCCGGATGCCGCGGGACACCCTCGTCCGCGAGCGCCGGGAGTCGCGACCGCCGCGTAG
- a CDS encoding NAD(P)H-dependent flavin oxidoreductase, which yields MATELLGVEHPIVLGPFGGSSSVELTAAVSAAGGLGSYGLYGYDGDRIRAVGAELHHATDRPFALNIWLPLGDEVAPNPQHAVFAQALEPFYEAVGVPVPARPERYTPDLDEQLDAVWDVAPAVLSVVFGVPSAALVAEARDRGIRIVGTATTVAEAVALAEAGVDAVVASGAEAAGHRVSFLRPAAESLVGTVALVPQIVDAVDVPVIAAGGIADRRGVAAAFALGASGVQVGTAFLATAESAATAAHRDAIRTTAADQTVLTRAMSGRLARGARNRAVRAIEASGTIAPFPMQNWLTGRFRAAAGEQNLGELQSLWMGQAAPLARGTTAAEVFAELAAGVPGR from the coding sequence ATGGCGACAGAACTTCTGGGAGTCGAGCATCCGATCGTGCTGGGACCGTTCGGGGGGAGCTCGTCGGTGGAGCTGACGGCGGCGGTCAGTGCCGCCGGTGGGCTGGGATCGTACGGGCTGTACGGGTACGACGGCGACCGGATCCGCGCCGTCGGAGCCGAGCTGCACCACGCCACGGACCGGCCCTTCGCCCTGAACATCTGGCTGCCGCTGGGGGACGAGGTCGCGCCGAACCCGCAGCACGCGGTCTTCGCACAGGCGCTGGAGCCGTTCTACGAGGCCGTCGGGGTTCCGGTGCCGGCCCGCCCCGAGCGCTACACCCCCGACCTCGACGAGCAGCTCGACGCGGTGTGGGACGTCGCTCCGGCCGTGCTGAGCGTGGTGTTCGGGGTGCCGTCCGCCGCTCTCGTCGCCGAGGCCCGCGACCGCGGCATCCGCATCGTCGGCACCGCCACCACCGTCGCGGAAGCCGTCGCGCTCGCCGAGGCCGGAGTCGATGCGGTCGTCGCCTCGGGAGCCGAGGCGGCCGGGCACCGCGTGTCCTTCCTCCGACCCGCTGCCGAGTCGCTCGTGGGCACCGTCGCGCTCGTGCCGCAGATTGTGGACGCGGTCGACGTGCCCGTCATCGCCGCGGGCGGGATCGCGGACCGCCGCGGGGTCGCTGCGGCCTTCGCCCTCGGTGCCTCCGGCGTGCAGGTGGGGACGGCGTTCCTCGCGACCGCCGAGTCCGCCGCGACGGCAGCGCACCGCGACGCCATCCGGACCACCGCCGCCGACCAGACCGTGCTGACCAGGGCGATGAGCGGACGCCTCGCCCGCGGAGCCCGCAACCGCGCGGTGCGGGCGATCGAGGCCAGCGGCACGATCGCCCCGTTCCCGATGCAGAACTGGCTCACCGGGCGCTTCCGCGCGGCGGCAGGGGAGCAGAACCTGGGCGAGCTGCAGTCGCTGTGGATGGGGCAGGCCGCCCCGCTCGCGCGCGGGACCACCGCTGCCGAGGTCTTCGCGGAGCTCGCCGCCGGAGTCCCCGGCCGGTGA
- a CDS encoding CinA family protein, whose translation MTAPNETPDLEHLGELARSRGLRVSVAESLTSGRLANTIGAGEGASGWFAGGIVAYFTEVKERVLGLTPGTDPTSAACAEQLARGARELFDADICVSTTGVGGPGPEGGHPAGTVYLGWATADDAGHRRLALTGDPDEILAASVDAAVRLLAFHAEGLHPAGPRRTGSD comes from the coding sequence ATGACCGCACCGAACGAGACCCCTGACCTCGAACACCTGGGCGAGCTCGCCCGCAGTCGAGGTCTGCGCGTGAGCGTGGCGGAGTCGCTCACCTCCGGACGCCTCGCGAACACGATCGGTGCCGGCGAGGGCGCTTCGGGCTGGTTCGCCGGCGGCATCGTCGCGTACTTCACGGAGGTCAAGGAGAGGGTGCTGGGGCTCACCCCGGGCACCGACCCGACCTCCGCAGCCTGCGCGGAGCAGCTCGCCCGGGGCGCACGGGAGCTCTTCGACGCCGACATCTGCGTCTCGACGACCGGCGTGGGCGGGCCCGGTCCGGAGGGCGGTCATCCCGCGGGCACGGTCTACCTCGGCTGGGCGACCGCCGACGACGCCGGGCACCGGAGGCTGGCCCTGACCGGTGACCCGGACGAGATCCTGGCGGCGAGCGTCGACGCCGCGGTGCGACTGCTCGCCTTCCACGCCGAGGGGCTGCACCCCGCAGGGCCACGGCGCACCGGTTCCGACTGA
- a CDS encoding FHA domain-containing protein, translating to MTDRHIDDRPEEGYTPGTTHAERGAGNPRLRVRRDDERTEFALDMEEVRIGSAAGNELRLADTEPVHATVVHDDRDEYVVTLHADGEMNSNPDADATHPGERTETLRTGSRFTVGPWELVFARDEFADHGRPFGGRQGGEYSDQPLQEARAGYDADDERLSQADVNDERSQSDSKAD from the coding sequence ATGACTGACCGCCACATCGACGACCGTCCCGAGGAGGGCTACACGCCCGGCACCACCCACGCCGAGCGCGGCGCGGGCAACCCGCGACTGCGCGTACGGCGCGACGACGAGCGCACCGAGTTCGCGCTCGACATGGAGGAGGTCCGCATCGGATCGGCCGCCGGGAACGAGCTGCGCCTCGCCGACACCGAGCCGGTGCACGCGACGGTCGTGCATGACGACCGCGACGAGTACGTCGTGACCCTGCACGCCGACGGCGAGATGAACTCCAACCCCGACGCCGACGCGACCCACCCCGGCGAGCGCACCGAGACGCTGCGCACCGGATCGCGCTTCACGGTGGGCCCGTGGGAGCTGGTCTTCGCCCGCGACGAGTTCGCCGACCACGGCCGTCCCTTCGGCGGACGCCAGGGCGGCGAGTACTCCGACCAGCCGCTGCAGGAGGCGCGTGCGGGCTACGACGCCGACGACGAGCGGCTGTCGCAGGCCGACGTCAACGACGAGCGGTCTCAGTCGGATTCCAAGGCCGACTGA
- a CDS encoding type II toxin-antitoxin system VapC family toxin, whose product MIYLDSCILIYAIEDRGPRGDAVRRALRDVDDEVASSPLALHECLVLPARERNPELRDRYLALFERMEIVALDTAAFVRSAELRADFGLKTPDALHLAAAQLSGCTELWTNDKRLAAASHGLAVDILDR is encoded by the coding sequence ATGATCTATCTCGACTCGTGCATCCTCATCTACGCCATCGAGGACCGCGGTCCGAGGGGCGATGCCGTGCGTCGGGCACTCCGCGACGTCGATGACGAGGTGGCGTCGAGTCCGCTGGCGCTCCACGAATGCCTCGTGCTCCCCGCCCGCGAGCGCAATCCGGAGCTCCGTGACCGGTACCTGGCTCTCTTCGAGCGGATGGAGATCGTGGCGCTCGATACGGCCGCGTTCGTCCGGTCGGCCGAGCTCCGGGCCGACTTCGGCCTGAAGACCCCGGACGCGCTGCACCTCGCGGCCGCCCAGCTGTCGGGGTGCACGGAGCTGTGGACGAACGACAAGCGCCTCGCCGCCGCGTCGCATGGGCTCGCCGTGGACATCCTCGACCGCTGA